A DNA window from Thermosynechococcaceae cyanobacterium Okahandja contains the following coding sequences:
- a CDS encoding biopolymer transporter ExbD has product MKIHVPGDTEGARIEMLPLIDVVFCILTFFILAAVSLTRQQAITLNLPQASTSQAQSQKMLVVSIDPAGQLYVDKDPVNRTELFEQLGTYLKTNPDGVVILRASQVVSYNEVIQVLDLLRSVGGNRVALATQPVEEPVLGSDPLPTENLPSLPEAESPSPEPTAN; this is encoded by the coding sequence GTGAAGATCCATGTGCCCGGTGACACTGAGGGTGCCCGCATTGAAATGTTGCCCCTCATTGATGTGGTCTTTTGTATTCTGACCTTTTTTATTTTGGCGGCGGTGAGTTTAACGCGGCAGCAGGCCATTACTCTGAACTTGCCCCAAGCCAGTACCAGTCAAGCCCAATCCCAGAAAATGCTGGTGGTGAGTATTGATCCGGCGGGGCAACTGTACGTGGACAAGGATCCGGTGAACCGCACTGAACTATTTGAGCAGTTGGGCACCTACCTGAAGACCAACCCTGATGGGGTGGTGATCCTGCGCGCTTCGCAAGTGGTGAGTTACAACGAGGTCATCCAAGTGCTGGATTTACTGCGCTCGGTGGGCGGTAACCGCGTTGCCCTTGCTACTCAGCCTGTTGAGGAGCCGGTGCTTGGCAGTGATCCACTCCCGACCGAGAATCTACCGAGCCTGCCAGAGGCTGAGTCGCCATCCCCTGAACCAACGGCTAACTAA
- the gmk gene encoding guanylate kinase, producing the protein MTPTVPQPGQLIVITGPSGVGKGTLLRQLRQRHPALAVSISATTRPPRPTETHGIDYYFVSVPDFQAMIEAGELLEWAEFAGHYYGTPREPLVHLIEQGKTVILEIELQGARQVRQSYPQARHIFILPPSLAELERRLRSRGQDSAAAIARRLAQAETEIAAAPEFDVQIVNDDLEKSLTALETAIFSATCKHPPLQISD; encoded by the coding sequence ATGACCCCTACCGTGCCCCAGCCCGGACAACTCATTGTCATTACCGGCCCTAGTGGTGTCGGTAAAGGGACGCTGCTGCGGCAACTGCGGCAACGCCACCCTGCTCTGGCCGTCTCAATTTCGGCCACAACCCGCCCACCGCGACCCACAGAAACCCATGGCATTGATTATTACTTTGTCTCGGTGCCAGACTTTCAGGCCATGATTGAGGCGGGTGAACTGCTGGAATGGGCAGAATTTGCCGGGCACTACTACGGCACGCCCCGGGAGCCACTGGTGCATCTCATTGAACAGGGCAAAACCGTGATTCTGGAAATTGAACTGCAAGGGGCACGCCAAGTGCGGCAATCCTATCCCCAAGCGCGTCACATTTTTATTTTGCCCCCCTCCCTTGCTGAACTGGAACGGCGGCTGCGCAGTCGTGGTCAAGATAGTGCAGCAGCGATCGCCCGGCGACTGGCGCAAGCGGAAACGGAAATTGCTGCCGCTCCCGAGTTTGATGTCCAAATTGTCAACGATGACCTTGAAAAAAGTTTAACCGCCCTTGAAACAGCAATCTTTAGCGCAACCTGCAAGCATCCTCCCCTTCAAATTTCTGATTGA